A part of Miscanthus floridulus cultivar M001 chromosome 6, ASM1932011v1, whole genome shotgun sequence genomic DNA contains:
- the LOC136461768 gene encoding uncharacterized protein has translation MAAKAKTEPAAPAAAAAAAGLGLASGEPPQQQQKKTVVVVAVDDSDHSYYALEWTVRHVAGAGGMAGGAADLVIVHAKPSPSSVVSFGGPGAGEAIRYVDADLRKMAEAVVDRARRVCVANSVHALIEVVEGEPRSVLCGAAEKHRADLLVVGSHGYGAIKRALLGSVSDYCAHHAHCSVMIVKQPKSK, from the exons ATGGCGGCGAAGGCTAAGACCGAGCCTGCAGCTccagccgcggcggcggcggcggcgggtttgGGCCTGGCTTCAGGggagccgccgcagcagcagcagaagaagACGGTGGTGGTGGTCGCGGTGGACGACAGCGACCACAGCTACTACGCGCTGGAGTGGACGGTGCGGCACGTGGCGGGCGCCGGCGGCATGGCGGGCGGGGCCGCCGATCTCGTCATCGTCCACGCCAAGCCCTCGCCGTCCTCCGTCGTCAGCTTCGGCGGCCCCG GAGCCGGCGAGGCGATCAGGTACGTGGACGCCGACCTGCGCAAGATGGCGGAGGCCGTGGTCGACAGGGCGCGCCGCGTCTGCGTCGCCAACTCGGTGCACGCCCTCATCGAGGTGGTGGAAGGGGAGCCCCGGTCCGTGCTGTGCGGCGCGGCGGAGAAGCACCGCGCGGACCTGCTGGTGGTGGGCAGCCATGGGTACGGCGCCATCAAGAGGGCGCTGCTGGGGAGCGTCAGCGACTACTGCGCGCACCACGCGCACTGCTCCGTCATGATCGTCAAGCAGCCCAAATCCAAATGA